A section of the Aminiphilus circumscriptus DSM 16581 genome encodes:
- a CDS encoding transposase: MHDSTRIGELLHGEEKEVRGDSAYMGKTEEIRTKAPRAVDYTQKRATKHKKLTEEEKEQNRLLSKVRSRVEHVFHVVKCVFGFTKVRYKGLAKNTGVVYVLFALCNLYMARGFLLSTGGSVSKNRYRG, encoded by the coding sequence GTGCACGACTCCACCCGAATCGGTGAACTCCTGCACGGAGAAGAAAAAGAAGTCCGGGGAGATTCGGCCTACATGGGCAAAACCGAAGAGATCCGGACGAAAGCCCCGCGCGCCGTGGATTATACCCAAAAAAGAGCCACGAAGCACAAAAAGCTCACCGAAGAAGAGAAAGAGCAAAACCGTCTTCTTTCAAAAGTCCGTTCGCGGGTTGAACATGTCTTCCACGTCGTCAAATGCGTCTTCGGATTCACCAAAGTGCGCTATAAAGGTCTCGCCAAAAATACCGGTGTCGTGTACGTGCTCTTCGCTCTGTGCAATCTCTACATGGCGAGAGGTTTTCTCCTGTCCACAGGGGGTAGTGTCTCTAAAAATCGCTACCGGGGTTAA
- a CDS encoding class I SAM-dependent methyltransferase, whose protein sequence is MYWTERILSNAETRDNGTESLFEGMRAIIGGTTYTFSEGILRQERLYSEKQEQTKEAFGFKWKKRDTYESPSVKQACQEWLLKRYFGGESSEIASLLHGRKNFLDAGCGSGFSSLLLFGDHLASVRYLGVDISNAVDVAKQRFAERGLPAEFLQADLTNLPFRGPVFDVIFSEGVLHHTNSTENAVSYLAGLLRRGGMFLFYVYNKKGPVREFVDDYVRNHIRSMSDQEAWDALMPLTRLGAALGRLQVEVDVPEAVPFLGIPKGRIDIQRLFYWYVMKAYYRPDWTDEEMNHVNFDWYRPSNCWRQTPEEVTRWCAEAELRIRKMDVEDAGITVVAEKV, encoded by the coding sequence ATGTACTGGACGGAACGTATTCTTTCCAATGCGGAAACGAGAGACAACGGGACAGAATCCTTGTTTGAAGGAATGAGAGCGATCATCGGTGGCACAACCTACACGTTCTCCGAAGGAATTCTTCGGCAGGAAAGGCTGTATTCCGAGAAGCAGGAACAGACAAAGGAAGCGTTCGGTTTCAAGTGGAAGAAGAGGGACACCTACGAATCGCCTTCTGTGAAGCAGGCATGTCAGGAGTGGCTCCTGAAGCGCTATTTCGGAGGAGAATCGTCGGAAATAGCTTCGCTGCTTCATGGCCGTAAAAACTTCCTCGATGCCGGGTGCGGTTCCGGTTTTTCCTCTCTGCTGCTCTTTGGAGACCACCTTGCTTCCGTGCGCTACCTTGGCGTGGACATCTCCAATGCCGTTGATGTCGCCAAACAGCGTTTTGCAGAGAGAGGCCTTCCGGCGGAATTTCTGCAGGCGGACCTGACGAACCTCCCCTTTCGCGGCCCGGTATTCGATGTGATTTTTTCCGAAGGTGTTCTTCACCACACGAATTCAACGGAGAATGCCGTGTCCTATCTCGCCGGACTGCTTCGACGAGGAGGGATGTTCCTTTTTTATGTTTACAATAAAAAGGGGCCTGTTCGGGAATTCGTGGACGATTATGTCAGAAACCACATCCGGTCCATGAGCGACCAGGAAGCTTGGGATGCCTTGATGCCGCTTACCCGTCTCGGTGCGGCACTCGGAAGACTGCAGGTTGAAGTGGATGTGCCCGAGGCCGTTCCCTTTCTGGGGATTCCCAAAGGAAGGATCGATATCCAGAGGCTTTTTTATTGGTACGTGATGAAAGCCTATTATCGTCCCGACTGGACGGACGAAGAAATGAACCATGTGAATTTCGACTGGTATCGTCCGTCCAACTGTTGGAGGCAAACTCCGGAGGAAGTGACGCGATGGTGCGCGGAGGCGGAGTTGCGTATCCGAAAAATGGACGTGGAGGATGCGGGCATTACGGTCGTGGCGGAGAAGGTGTAA
- a CDS encoding Gfo/Idh/MocA family oxidoreductase, protein MVLSSVLWARPQEYYDAARWWGTWEYDGGCLCNQAAHYVDLVQWMGGAVESVQAYSLSGKKILVTGKI, encoded by the coding sequence ATGGTTCTTTCCAGTGTGCTTTGGGCGCGTCCCCAGGAGTATTATGATGCGGCCCGATGGTGGGGAACCTGGGAATACGACGGAGGATGTCTGTGCAATCAGGCGGCTCACTATGTGGATCTCGTGCAATGGATGGGTGGTGCGGTGGAGAGCGTTCAGGCCTACAGCCTCTCCGGTAAAAAGATCCTTGTGACCGGCAAGATATAA